Proteins found in one Pontibacter sp. SGAir0037 genomic segment:
- a CDS encoding ThuA domain-containing protein: protein MKSNPEPVFNLSGKKILLLPVILLISSLMFTSHAQSTKAAGKRTKAIRTLIVGGGSSHDFDKWYKQADAETLRKDGLASVRYTDNTDSIAYYLPDVDVLYLTNNQPIKDPLVRKAIMDFVGAGKGLVMGHAALWYNWRDWPEYNQQLVSGGSRGHDPYGSFHVNVTNTKHPVTKGVTPKFSLQDELYYYQQDNSGPGVEVLATASADGSDKVYPSVFVVNHGQSRVVGIALGHDEASHQLPAYQTLLRNAVKWAAKK from the coding sequence ATGAAATCTAATCCTGAACCTGTATTTAACTTATCGGGTAAGAAAATACTGCTTCTGCCGGTGATCCTGCTTATTAGTAGTTTAATGTTCACCAGCCATGCGCAAAGCACAAAGGCTGCTGGTAAGCGTACAAAGGCGATCAGAACCTTAATTGTTGGTGGCGGTTCTTCGCACGACTTTGATAAATGGTATAAGCAGGCCGATGCCGAAACTTTAAGAAAAGACGGCCTGGCCTCTGTCAGGTATACCGATAACACAGATTCTATTGCTTACTACCTGCCTGATGTGGATGTGCTTTACCTGACAAATAACCAGCCTATAAAAGACCCGCTGGTACGCAAAGCTATCATGGATTTTGTTGGAGCTGGCAAAGGCCTGGTAATGGGACATGCCGCCTTGTGGTACAACTGGAGGGACTGGCCGGAATACAACCAGCAGTTAGTAAGCGGAGGCTCCAGAGGGCACGATCCTTATGGTAGTTTTCATGTAAATGTTACCAACACAAAGCATCCCGTAACAAAGGGTGTAACACCAAAATTTTCATTACAGGATGAGCTTTACTATTACCAGCAGGACAATTCAGGACCGGGCGTAGAGGTATTGGCTACTGCAAGTGCCGACGGATCTGATAAAGTATATCCTTCTGTGTTTGTAGTAAATCATGGCCAGTCCAGAGTAGTAGGTATAGCCCTGGGGCACGATGAAGCCTCGCATCAGTTGCCTGCTTACCAAACCCTGTTGCGGAATGCAGTTAAATGGGCTGCAAAAAAGTAA
- a CDS encoding Gfo/Idh/MocA family protein, producing the protein MSEKKITVVIVGMGFGKEFIPIYQSHPNIKAVGICTRNKATLEELATKFNLDRNLCFEHFEDVPKREDVDAIHIVTPVPEHARMTLASLNANKHTACTIPMAMTVEDCKAIVEAKRKANKVYMMMETALYTREFLYGLELAESGKLGRIQFVRGSHIQDMSMEGWAEYWKGFPPMLNGTHAISPLLRINNTKAESVVCHGSGRLSEDLAKRYGSPFAVETATFTLKNSDVVAEATRSLFDVVRQYRESYDVYGDKMSFEWEQLQDEHHAIFEGGESARRIDVPDTDALLIEEIAHFTKREKIDDPNHVSFLQGAGHGGSHPHLVQEFVAAIIEGRDSAVDADVAANYTCAGICAHESAMNNGKRVMIPDFELKAVPSEEVVS; encoded by the coding sequence ATGAGCGAGAAAAAAATTACGGTAGTTATTGTAGGTATGGGATTTGGCAAGGAGTTTATCCCTATTTATCAAAGCCATCCAAATATTAAGGCAGTAGGTATCTGCACCAGGAACAAAGCAACCTTGGAAGAACTTGCCACTAAGTTTAACCTCGACCGCAACCTCTGTTTCGAGCATTTTGAGGATGTGCCTAAGAGAGAAGATGTGGATGCCATTCACATTGTTACGCCGGTTCCGGAACATGCCAGAATGACGCTTGCATCGCTGAACGCCAATAAGCACACAGCCTGCACTATTCCAATGGCTATGACAGTGGAAGACTGCAAGGCTATAGTAGAAGCGAAGCGCAAAGCCAACAAAGTGTATATGATGATGGAAACAGCCTTGTACACGAGAGAATTCCTGTATGGTTTGGAATTAGCCGAGAGCGGCAAGCTTGGGCGTATACAGTTTGTTAGAGGTTCGCATATTCAGGATATGAGCATGGAAGGCTGGGCTGAATATTGGAAAGGATTCCCACCGATGCTAAACGGCACTCATGCTATTTCTCCTCTCTTGAGAATTAACAATACCAAAGCTGAGTCGGTGGTATGCCATGGCTCCGGCAGATTGAGCGAAGATCTGGCGAAGCGATACGGCTCACCTTTTGCAGTAGAAACGGCAACATTTACCCTGAAAAATTCTGATGTGGTGGCAGAGGCTACCCGCTCTTTATTCGACGTGGTGCGCCAATACCGTGAAAGCTATGATGTGTATGGCGATAAAATGTCTTTTGAGTGGGAGCAGTTGCAGGACGAACATCATGCCATTTTCGAAGGTGGTGAGAGTGCCAGAAGAATCGATGTGCCCGATACAGATGCGCTTTTAATAGAAGAAATCGCTCATTTCACCAAAAGAGAGAAGATCGACGATCCGAACCACGTTTCGTTTCTGCAGGGAGCCGGACATGGCGGTTCGCACCCGCACCTGGTTCAGGAATTTGTAGCTGCCATTATAGAAGGCAGAGATTCGGCTGTAGATGCCGATGTAGCGGCTAATTATACCTGTGCCGGTATTTGTGCACACGAGTCGGCTATGAACAACGGAAAAAGAGTTATGATACCGGATTTTGAACTTAAGGCTGTTCCTTCTGAAGAAGTGGTCTCTTAA
- a CDS encoding plastocyanin/azurin family copper-binding protein, giving the protein MKKRIIVSGCLVASIACSSAIAKVYEIVWPAHEVKPAREVIHIPEPVAGAMEQQGQSQSKTIIIGIVPDRMQFDKELITVKAGQKVTLELENPDGMQHNLVIVKPGTLDKVGAAADAMARDPKGAQQHYVPKMPEVLFATKLLNPEEVVTLTFTAPAQPGDYPFVCTFPGHWRMMKGIMKVVK; this is encoded by the coding sequence ATGAAGAAAAGAATTATAGTATCCGGTTGCCTTGTAGCTAGTATCGCATGCAGCAGTGCCATAGCCAAAGTGTATGAGATTGTGTGGCCAGCACATGAGGTTAAACCGGCCAGAGAAGTTATACATATACCTGAACCGGTTGCCGGAGCCATGGAGCAGCAAGGGCAATCACAATCAAAAACTATCATTATTGGTATTGTGCCTGACAGAATGCAGTTCGATAAAGAGCTGATTACAGTAAAGGCAGGGCAAAAGGTAACCCTGGAGTTAGAGAACCCTGATGGTATGCAGCATAACCTGGTTATTGTAAAGCCTGGTACACTCGATAAAGTAGGGGCAGCTGCAGATGCCATGGCCCGTGACCCCAAAGGAGCCCAGCAACACTATGTGCCTAAAATGCCAGAGGTGCTATTTGCTACCAAACTCCTGAACCCGGAAGAGGTCGTAACGCTTACCTTCACCGCTCCGGCACAACCCGGCGACTATCCCTTTGTTTGTACGTTTCCGGGCCATTGGAGAATGATGAAGGGAATTATGAAAGTTGTTAAATAA
- a CDS encoding RagB/SusD family nutrient uptake outer membrane protein, with product MKKYTYLIAALLLTCTACEDDEFLNREPRNILSEEQVFTTESLALAVVVDLYARYPDYQAIGGDANQHADFNEAFASRDYGRHGNSEFGYGDWGWWDYGFIRDLNLTLEKLEAASQLTAPARERFIAEVRWLRAAVYFNAVKRVGGVPLILESMNYDFSGDPTYLQRPRAKEHEIYDFVIQEMDAVKSVLPGDAKVKDRATKGLAMALKSRAALYAASIAKYGAIRTPQVTLPGGEVGIPASMANTYYTTALQAAQEIINGNVGAYALYLNNQTDLSANFASLFRDKNNNPEAIFVNDYKLKSGKINNWTLENQPRSLSEEGTTGGRLNASLNLVQSFELIEGNTFAPLRNRDASGKYIEYENQLDIFAGRDARLYATVMLPGSVYRPGGSTTVDIWRGLYRPGTGTMVTSGRPGDMADLVPDPDNVPETQVVGFDGPVNGFDGTAQTGFYIRKYMDPTVGAGQIGTQSDTWYIRYRYGEVLLNAAEAAFELGNSTLAAEYINQVRRRAGFTTDLASSEITFDRIVHERRVELAYEGHELWDMKRWRLAHIVLNGQIMDVNSLTQNIGKADKTRTQVFGLWPYKIYNPGGANNGHWVFDIVRPDRVTGTDWFRIGNYYSFINDDIRNRNPSIVRNPNQ from the coding sequence ATGAAAAAGTATACTTATTTAATAGCGGCTCTGCTGCTTACTTGCACAGCATGCGAAGACGATGAATTTCTTAATAGGGAACCTAGGAATATTCTTTCTGAAGAACAGGTCTTTACAACAGAAAGCCTTGCCTTAGCAGTTGTGGTAGATCTGTATGCCCGTTACCCAGATTATCAGGCAATAGGTGGTGATGCAAATCAACATGCAGATTTCAATGAAGCCTTTGCTTCGAGAGATTATGGACGTCATGGCAATTCAGAATTCGGCTATGGTGATTGGGGCTGGTGGGACTATGGCTTTATAAGAGATTTGAATTTGACACTTGAAAAATTAGAAGCTGCAAGCCAACTGACAGCACCAGCCAGAGAAAGATTTATAGCGGAAGTAAGGTGGCTGCGTGCCGCGGTTTATTTTAATGCCGTTAAGCGTGTAGGGGGAGTGCCTTTAATATTAGAGTCCATGAATTACGATTTTAGCGGAGATCCTACTTATCTGCAAAGACCAAGAGCTAAAGAGCATGAAATTTACGATTTTGTGATTCAAGAAATGGATGCGGTTAAGTCTGTTCTCCCAGGTGATGCAAAAGTCAAAGATAGAGCTACAAAAGGTTTAGCAATGGCTTTAAAGAGCAGAGCCGCTTTATATGCCGCTTCCATTGCTAAATATGGTGCTATCAGGACTCCGCAAGTAACTCTACCAGGAGGCGAAGTGGGGATTCCTGCTAGTATGGCTAATACTTATTATACCACTGCACTACAGGCGGCACAGGAGATTATCAACGGCAATGTAGGAGCTTACGCACTATATTTAAACAACCAAACCGATTTGTCAGCAAATTTTGCTAGTCTTTTTAGGGACAAGAATAATAATCCTGAAGCAATTTTTGTGAATGATTATAAACTAAAAAGTGGTAAAATTAATAATTGGACTCTTGAAAATCAGCCTCGATCATTATCAGAAGAGGGCACTACTGGAGGAAGGTTAAATGCTTCGCTTAATCTGGTTCAGTCTTTTGAGCTAATTGAAGGTAACACGTTTGCACCCCTACGAAATCGTGATGCATCTGGTAAATATATTGAGTACGAGAATCAGTTAGATATCTTTGCTGGAAGAGACGCACGGCTCTATGCTACAGTCATGCTTCCAGGCTCTGTATACAGACCAGGAGGGAGTACAACTGTGGATATATGGAGAGGACTGTATCGGCCTGGTACAGGCACAATGGTTACATCAGGCAGACCTGGTGACATGGCAGATCTTGTTCCTGATCCAGATAATGTTCCTGAAACACAAGTAGTCGGTTTTGACGGCCCTGTGAATGGGTTTGATGGTACAGCTCAAACCGGATTTTATATACGCAAGTATATGGATCCTACAGTAGGAGCAGGACAAATTGGTACTCAAAGTGATACATGGTATATCCGATATCGTTATGGAGAAGTACTGCTTAATGCTGCTGAAGCTGCCTTTGAGTTAGGTAACTCAACTTTAGCAGCAGAATATATCAATCAAGTACGCAGAAGAGCAGGATTTACTACTGATCTCGCATCAAGTGAAATTACTTTTGACAGAATTGTGCATGAGAGAAGAGTGGAGTTAGCATATGAAGGACATGAATTGTGGGATATGAAGCGCTGGAGACTAGCTCATATAGTCTTGAATGGACAGATTATGGATGTTAATTCTCTTACACAGAATATCGGAAAAGCTGATAAAACCAGAACACAAGTATTTGGTTTGTGGCCATATAAAATCTACAATCCGGGTGGTGCCAACAATGGACATTGGGTATTTGATATTGTAAGGCCCGACAGAGTAACAGGTACTGACTGGTTCCGAATTGGTAATTATTACTCCTTTATCAACGATGATATCAGGAATAGAAACCCATCTATAGTAAGAAATCCTAATCAATAA
- a CDS encoding PVC-type heme-binding CxxCH protein, translating into MKKITLLCLFIGLLFYACTDRARVNESDSLADKKDNTPRRAEILFLGHDSKHHDSGKYAPWLATALFNSGINLTYTQSLEDINEDNLSKYDGLVIYANHDNISPAQEKALQKFVEGGKGLIPLHSAAGCFKNSEWYLKTIGGQFKSHGEGTFTANITNASHPVMQGLSEFITWDETYVHQNINQDMTVLMERVEGNTREPYTWVRKQGKGRIFYTAYGHNDSTWTNRDFLKLVENGIFWAVGDRVQGLVAKYNIPDFDIYSTLNISDYTKRYEVPRLQEAVPAAEAHKLIQVPADFELQLFAAEPDIMNPIAMAWDERGRLWVVESVDYPNTFKETDGEANDRIKICEDTNGDGRADKFTVFADDLNIPTSIVFANGGIIVSMAPDFVFMKDTDGDDKADVFEKVLTGWGKNDTHAGPSNLQYGFDNKIWGVVGYSGFNGTVNGNPLRFGNAVYNFKPDGQDFEFLANTSNNTWGLGFSEDNNVFISTANNTHSAYYSMPGKYTMRKLPELTAQAEGGQPAAQNSVEPVQKIDGHYEVHAMTPNLRQVDVIGGFTAAAGHHLYTARNYPKEYWNRIAFVTEPTVRLTHNAIIEPDGAGFAEKDGWNFMASSDEWFGPVHAEVGPDGAVWVADWYNFIIQHNDFVERQSPVKLVLPNTVQPQERGQGNAMVSPIRDTNHGRIYRVVYKKAKPYKPLKLSVNDTKGLLAALENDNMFWRMTAQRLLVESKNMEALPGLYKIIGNQKVDEIGLNSPAVHALWALHGLGALNGANTEAINVAVQALSHPAAGVRKAAVQVLPKTEQGVTAIQKSGITKDKNLNTRKAAFLAMVAFPADVALGKLIYEASLVPENAQDDWIAKALFAAAIAHEDGFLAEANKNATAANSLTHRMVQAVGNEVYTLGRRGSLQFPTDVSEKEITMKASVSKRASSDLAGVILAQGSKTDGYGLFIQDGKLNLVVNQNGKAYKAVTSKPLPEKFDVIARLEKNGQMTIAVDGKQVATAKAPALFSKQILGNLRSGEDFSNSRIGDYEGAFPFEGGLQAISLELKKANKISKASL; encoded by the coding sequence ATGAAGAAGATAACGTTATTATGCCTTTTTATAGGTTTATTATTTTATGCATGCACCGATCGAGCGCGTGTTAATGAAAGCGATTCTTTAGCCGACAAAAAGGATAATACTCCCAGAAGAGCTGAAATTCTTTTTTTAGGGCATGATAGCAAGCACCATGATTCCGGTAAATATGCTCCCTGGCTTGCTACAGCGCTTTTTAACAGCGGTATAAATTTAACCTATACCCAAAGCTTAGAAGACATTAACGAAGACAACCTGAGTAAATACGATGGTTTAGTGATTTACGCTAACCATGATAACATTTCACCTGCACAGGAGAAAGCACTGCAAAAGTTTGTAGAAGGAGGCAAGGGCCTTATTCCCTTGCATTCTGCTGCCGGCTGCTTTAAGAATTCTGAATGGTACCTTAAAACCATAGGCGGGCAGTTTAAATCACATGGCGAAGGCACCTTTACAGCCAATATAACCAATGCATCACATCCTGTCATGCAAGGTTTATCCGAGTTCATAACATGGGATGAAACATACGTGCACCAGAACATCAACCAGGACATGACGGTGCTGATGGAGCGTGTGGAGGGAAATACACGTGAGCCTTATACCTGGGTGCGCAAGCAGGGCAAAGGGCGTATTTTTTACACAGCCTACGGTCATAACGACAGCACCTGGACCAACCGGGATTTCCTGAAGTTGGTTGAAAACGGCATCTTCTGGGCTGTAGGGGATCGGGTGCAAGGTTTGGTGGCAAAATATAACATTCCTGATTTTGATATCTACAGCACACTTAATATTTCAGACTATACAAAACGATACGAAGTTCCCCGGTTACAGGAAGCAGTACCGGCGGCAGAGGCTCACAAACTAATACAGGTGCCAGCCGATTTTGAACTCCAGTTATTTGCTGCTGAACCGGATATTATGAATCCTATAGCCATGGCGTGGGATGAGCGGGGCCGCCTGTGGGTAGTAGAATCGGTAGATTATCCGAATACATTTAAAGAAACAGACGGTGAGGCGAACGATAGAATTAAAATTTGCGAAGATACAAACGGAGACGGAAGAGCAGATAAGTTTACAGTGTTTGCCGATGATCTGAACATACCAACGAGTATAGTGTTTGCTAACGGCGGAATTATAGTTTCTATGGCCCCCGATTTTGTATTTATGAAAGATACAGACGGTGACGATAAAGCTGATGTGTTTGAAAAGGTACTTACAGGATGGGGGAAAAATGATACCCATGCAGGTCCCTCTAACTTACAGTATGGCTTCGATAACAAAATTTGGGGTGTAGTCGGATACTCAGGTTTTAACGGCACAGTTAACGGCAATCCATTACGGTTTGGAAACGCAGTTTACAATTTTAAACCTGATGGGCAGGATTTTGAGTTCTTAGCTAACACCAGTAACAATACCTGGGGGCTGGGCTTTTCGGAAGATAACAACGTGTTTATCTCTACTGCCAATAATACGCACAGCGCCTATTATTCTATGCCAGGCAAATACACCATGCGAAAATTGCCTGAACTAACGGCTCAGGCCGAAGGTGGTCAGCCCGCTGCTCAGAACTCTGTAGAGCCTGTTCAGAAAATTGATGGCCACTACGAGGTACATGCCATGACTCCCAACCTGCGCCAGGTAGATGTAATTGGAGGCTTTACAGCAGCAGCAGGACATCACCTCTATACGGCCAGAAATTATCCGAAAGAATACTGGAACCGCATTGCTTTTGTAACAGAGCCAACCGTAAGGCTTACACATAACGCTATAATTGAGCCGGATGGCGCTGGCTTTGCCGAAAAAGACGGCTGGAATTTTATGGCAAGTTCAGACGAATGGTTTGGTCCGGTGCATGCCGAAGTTGGGCCAGACGGTGCGGTGTGGGTGGCAGACTGGTACAATTTTATTATTCAGCACAACGACTTTGTAGAACGCCAGTCGCCTGTAAAGCTGGTGTTGCCTAATACAGTGCAACCACAGGAGCGGGGACAGGGAAATGCGATGGTTAGCCCTATCCGGGATACCAACCATGGCAGAATTTACAGGGTTGTCTACAAAAAAGCGAAGCCTTATAAACCTTTGAAACTATCTGTTAACGATACAAAAGGGCTACTGGCTGCTTTAGAAAACGACAACATGTTCTGGCGCATGACAGCACAGCGCTTGTTGGTAGAGTCGAAGAACATGGAGGCTTTACCCGGACTCTATAAAATCATAGGCAATCAGAAAGTAGATGAAATCGGCCTGAATAGTCCTGCTGTGCATGCCCTCTGGGCACTACATGGGCTGGGTGCTCTAAACGGAGCTAACACTGAAGCTATAAATGTAGCAGTTCAGGCCCTGTCGCATCCGGCTGCCGGAGTTAGAAAAGCGGCTGTTCAGGTATTGCCTAAAACTGAACAAGGAGTAACTGCCATCCAAAAAAGCGGAATTACAAAAGATAAAAACCTGAACACCCGCAAAGCGGCGTTTCTGGCGATGGTTGCCTTCCCTGCTGATGTGGCATTAGGTAAACTTATTTACGAAGCCAGCCTGGTACCGGAGAATGCTCAGGATGACTGGATTGCAAAAGCACTGTTTGCTGCTGCCATTGCCCATGAAGATGGCTTTCTGGCAGAGGCAAATAAAAATGCTACCGCAGCAAACAGCTTAACACACCGGATGGTACAGGCAGTTGGCAACGAAGTTTATACTTTGGGAAGACGCGGTAGTTTACAGTTTCCTACAGATGTGTCGGAGAAGGAAATTACTATGAAAGCCTCTGTTTCGAAGCGTGCTTCCAGCGATTTAGCGGGCGTGATTCTGGCCCAGGGAAGTAAAACAGATGGTTATGGCCTGTTTATACAGGATGGCAAATTGAATCTGGTTGTAAACCAGAATGGCAAAGCCTACAAAGCCGTTACTTCTAAACCATTGCCAGAAAAGTTCGATGTAATTGCGCGGCTGGAGAAAAACGGGCAGATGACAATTGCAGTAGATGGAAAACAGGTTGCTACAGCAAAAGCACCAGCCTTATTCTCAAAGCAGATTCTCGGAAACCTCCGATCGGGAGAAGATTTCAGTAACAGCAGAATTGGAGATTACGAAGGAGCCTTTCCGTTTGAAGGAGGATTGCAGGCTATCTCTTTAGAATTGAAGAAAGCAAACAAAATAAGCAAAGCGAGTTTATAA
- a CDS encoding sugar phosphate isomerase/epimerase, translating into MQFGASTFIWASPFRTETFDLVYKVKDMGYDIIEVAVEDKDLIDWAKLKKIVKDTGLKVTISGAFGPDRDISSTDATVRAQGLQYIKDCIAIAADMGSPVFGGPVYSAVGKTRIVSAEQKQQERNWCVENLVKAGLIAREAGVVIGVEPLNRFETDMINTADQAIELIREVDSPFVKILLDTFHCNIEEKNIPATIRKVGKDLLCHIQGNESDRGTPGTGHLDWQGISDALADIGYEGALVIETFGAPSKELARAASIWRPLANSADELASEGLAFFKKQFTRSAEAIAG; encoded by the coding sequence ATGCAATTTGGAGCAAGTACTTTTATCTGGGCGTCCCCATTCCGGACAGAGACCTTTGACCTGGTTTACAAAGTAAAAGACATGGGCTATGATATTATAGAAGTAGCCGTTGAAGACAAAGACCTGATAGATTGGGCAAAACTGAAGAAGATAGTAAAGGATACAGGCTTAAAAGTAACGATAAGTGGCGCATTTGGCCCCGACCGCGACATTTCCAGTACAGATGCAACTGTGCGGGCACAAGGGCTGCAGTATATAAAAGACTGTATTGCTATTGCGGCAGACATGGGAAGCCCTGTATTTGGCGGGCCTGTTTACTCCGCTGTGGGTAAAACCAGAATTGTATCTGCAGAGCAGAAGCAGCAGGAGAGAAACTGGTGCGTTGAGAACCTGGTAAAAGCAGGCCTGATTGCCCGGGAAGCGGGAGTAGTAATAGGGGTGGAGCCGCTCAACCGGTTCGAAACAGATATGATTAACACCGCAGACCAGGCCATTGAACTGATCCGAGAAGTAGACAGCCCTTTTGTAAAAATTCTACTGGATACCTTCCATTGTAACATCGAAGAAAAAAACATACCGGCTACCATCCGAAAGGTAGGCAAAGACTTGTTGTGCCACATACAAGGCAACGAAAGCGACAGAGGTACTCCGGGCACAGGACATTTAGACTGGCAAGGTATCAGCGATGCGTTGGCAGACATTGGATATGAAGGTGCCCTTGTGATAGAAACTTTCGGAGCCCCTTCAAAAGAACTAGCCAGAGCAGCCTCTATCTGGCGCCCCTTAGCCAACAGTGCCGACGAACTGGCGAGTGAAGGCTTAGCTTTTTTCAAAAAGCAGTTCACCCGTTCAGCAGAGGCAATTGCAGGCTAG
- a CDS encoding sugar MFS transporter codes for MNTTTVGSGELVEVHQGDTLHTDRKSRQKLFWGCFIVLVASAFGFVFRSFLMAQWGVQFGLSKTQQGEIFGVSFWPFGISIVLFSFIIDKVGYKKSMIFAFVCHIASVVLTIMANGYWMLYVGTLLFALGNGAAEAVVNPVVATMFAKDKTKWLNILHAGWPTGMVLAGLLGIGMIHLELRWEIIIGFILLPVIVYGWLIMNRNFPVNERVKAGISYLEMLKEVGVLGILIIVALCAFQLGSLFGWSHTVSGLITAAIVGVFGFFVRSLGRPLFIMLLLLMIPLATTELGTDSWITDLMTPEMAKVGFQGGWVLVYTSVIMAVLRFYSGPIVHKFSPLGLLAVSAFVAAAGLQLLSYSAGIVIIVAATIYALGKTFFWGTMLGVVSEQFPKGGALALNFTGAVGQVGVGVIGAVFLGAIQDKELDQNLAVYDRQHQTELHMNYITEEKTGLFGEYKALDADKLENASPETLQTIAAAQDEAKKDALRTVALLPALMFVVYLGLMFYYRSKGGYKPVVILEEERLNE; via the coding sequence ATGAATACAACTACAGTCGGCTCAGGTGAGTTAGTAGAGGTGCATCAAGGGGATACACTTCATACCGATAGAAAATCAAGGCAGAAACTCTTCTGGGGATGCTTTATCGTTTTGGTAGCATCGGCTTTCGGGTTTGTTTTCAGGTCTTTCCTGATGGCACAGTGGGGCGTGCAGTTTGGGCTTAGCAAAACGCAGCAGGGAGAGATTTTCGGGGTAAGTTTCTGGCCTTTTGGTATCAGTATAGTGCTTTTCAGCTTTATCATAGATAAAGTGGGCTATAAAAAATCAATGATTTTTGCCTTTGTATGCCACATTGCATCGGTTGTGCTTACCATAATGGCTAACGGCTATTGGATGCTCTATGTTGGCACGCTTCTTTTTGCGCTGGGTAATGGAGCAGCCGAGGCTGTGGTAAACCCCGTAGTGGCTACGATGTTTGCCAAGGACAAAACCAAATGGCTTAACATACTGCATGCAGGTTGGCCTACCGGTATGGTACTGGCAGGTTTATTAGGCATCGGTATGATTCACCTCGAATTGAGATGGGAAATTATAATCGGCTTTATTTTGCTTCCCGTGATCGTTTACGGCTGGTTAATCATGAACCGAAATTTTCCGGTAAATGAGCGTGTAAAAGCTGGTATTAGTTATCTGGAAATGCTGAAGGAAGTGGGGGTGCTGGGCATCTTAATAATTGTAGCTTTATGTGCTTTTCAGTTAGGCAGTCTGTTTGGCTGGTCGCATACTGTAAGCGGACTTATAACAGCAGCTATAGTAGGTGTTTTTGGGTTCTTTGTCCGGTCGCTGGGCAGGCCACTCTTTATTATGCTGTTGTTGCTCATGATTCCGCTGGCTACCACCGAACTAGGAACTGACAGCTGGATAACCGATCTGATGACACCTGAAATGGCAAAAGTAGGCTTTCAGGGAGGATGGGTACTTGTTTATACATCAGTTATCATGGCTGTACTGCGGTTTTACTCCGGGCCGATTGTGCATAAATTTTCACCGCTGGGCTTGCTGGCAGTCAGTGCCTTTGTTGCTGCTGCCGGGCTGCAGTTACTGTCTTATTCAGCGGGCATCGTTATTATTGTGGCGGCAACCATTTATGCGCTGGGCAAAACATTTTTCTGGGGTACTATGCTGGGGGTGGTGTCAGAGCAGTTTCCAAAAGGGGGCGCATTGGCCTTAAATTTTACGGGCGCAGTCGGACAGGTAGGAGTAGGAGTTATAGGGGCTGTATTTCTGGGGGCTATTCAGGATAAAGAGCTGGATCAGAACCTGGCTGTTTATGACCGGCAGCATCAGACAGAGCTACACATGAACTACATAACGGAAGAAAAAACAGGCCTCTTTGGCGAGTATAAAGCACTTGATGCTGATAAACTTGAAAATGCTTCCCCGGAAACGCTGCAGACTATAGCTGCTGCACAAGATGAAGCCAAAAAAGATGCGCTTCGTACCGTTGCCTTGTTACCGGCACTTATGTTTGTGGTATACCTGGGGCTGATGTTCTATTACAGGTCTAAAGGCGGGTATAAACCGGTAGTTATACTTGAGGAAGAAAGGTTAAACGAATGA
- a CDS encoding DUF3823 domain-containing protein gives MKSVYNILIFCLGLFAFTSCEYDNYDEPNAMFQGRIMYNNQPLNVANGQVNFELWEPGWQLKAPINVILAQEGTYSANLFNANYKLVFRPNQAPFRMKYNTATASDTILVNVNGNTNLDIEVEPYYIINNPQIAKNGDKINATLGLEQIITGVDAKNIERVSLYLNRTQFVDARPNYNLASSTIAGGDIANMGSISLNVDVPEDKIIRPQSFVYARIGVKLVGIEPLIYSPVQQLEL, from the coding sequence ATGAAATCAGTCTATAATATTTTAATTTTTTGCTTGGGTTTATTTGCTTTTACTTCCTGTGAGTATGATAATTATGATGAACCCAATGCTATGTTTCAAGGCCGGATTATGTACAATAATCAACCATTAAATGTAGCCAATGGCCAAGTTAACTTCGAACTTTGGGAACCAGGCTGGCAGTTGAAAGCTCCAATTAATGTAATTCTAGCACAGGAAGGAACTTACTCTGCCAACTTGTTCAATGCGAATTACAAGCTCGTGTTCCGCCCTAATCAAGCTCCTTTCCGGATGAAGTATAATACAGCAACAGCTTCCGATACTATTTTAGTGAATGTTAATGGGAATACAAATTTGGACATTGAAGTAGAACCATACTATATCATTAATAATCCGCAGATTGCAAAAAACGGGGATAAGATAAATGCTACTTTAGGTTTAGAGCAGATTATTACGGGTGTAGATGCTAAAAACATAGAGAGGGTTTCATTATATCTTAACCGAACTCAATTTGTGGATGCTAGACCAAACTATAATCTGGCTAGTAGTACAATTGCAGGTGGAGATATCGCTAATATGGGTAGTATTAGTTTAAATGTTGATGTGCCGGAAGATAAGATAATAAGGCCTCAAAGTTTTGTTTATGCCCGCATTGGCGTAAAACTAGTTGGAATTGAACCTCTGATCTACTCTCCAGTTCAACAGTTAGAACTATAA